The Pseudomonadota bacterium genome segment GTGGTCGGCGTCGACGGTGTGGTGTTTGAGGTACAGCCCGTCAACTGATTGACCAGGGCGCTCATTTATTGTCCCAGTTATTCAAATCCTGGGCTGGACCACCTACGAAGTTTGGCGTAGTATCGATGTTAAGTAGTAGGGATGAGGGCATTAATGATGGCAAAGTTTTGTTCCCGAACGGTTTGCGCAGCGCTGGCGCTGTGTCTAACCACCCTCGTCTGGGCTGAGCCCAAATCCGAAGCCGATCAGCCTGCCGTCATCAAAGTTACTGACAGCCCCAGCGTCGCTGAACCGATGCAGGTCTGTATGCCCGAAGGCGACGACGACAAGCCGGCCTTGCGCGACGATTGCATTACGGTCCTCGAGGACGTTTCTAAGCGCAAAGGCCGATACGCGGCGACGACGCGGCACAAGCGCGAGCTCCGATCGCTGTGCGAAAACCAATGGCTTCCACGCTGTCGACACAAGTATTAGGCCAAAAATCAGGCCAAGTATCAGGCCAGATCAAAAGTTTCCAAAAAAGCCGCGCTCAGCGCGGCTTTTTTTGTGGAGGCGACATCCCCAACCCCTTAGCGTGGCATGCAAATTTTTGTTGCTGGCGCGACGCGAGCCGTGAGGGACGGTTATACTCCCACGTTGCTAAAACGGCGGTTTTTCGTGTCTCAGGCGGAAGTCACCAACTTGCTGAAAGCCTGGAGGGCCGGCGATGAGCCCGCCCGAAATGCGCTCATGAACGTGCTTTACACGGACCTACGCGCCGTCGCATCGCGGGCTTTGGCCGGAGAGCAGGCCGCGGTTTCGCTCCAACCTACCGCTCTAGTCAACGAAGCTTTCCTCCGCCTGGTCGACGTCCACAGCATCGATTGGCAGGGCCGAAATCATTTTCTCGGTCTGGCGGGTCGCGTGATGCGACAGATTCTGGTCGACCAGGCGCGTCGCCGAAACGCCGCCAAACGCGACTGGGGTCGCCGGATCACCCTGACCGGCGGCGCAGCGCTGACGCAGTTTGAAGACGTTGAGATTCTTAGCCTCGATGCCGCGCTCAGCGAACTCAGTGAGGTGGACGAAGAGCTCTCTCGGGTCGTCGAGCTGCGGTTTTTTGCCGGACTCAATGTCGACGACACGGCGCTGGCCATGGACATCTCACCGGCGACGGTCAAAAGACGCTGGCGCGCCGCGCGCGCGTGGCTGATCGATCGCCTGCAGGAGGCCCCGAGTGGCTGACAAAGCCGGTTCGGTGTCGCAGGCCGCGCTGGCCCTTTTTGAACTCTCGCTAGAACAACCCACCGCCAACCGCCGCGCCTGGCTGTCGCAGAAAACGCTGGGTCAGCCCGAGCTGGCGGCTGCCGTCGATCGCCTGGTGGACGCTGACGGGGGCGAGCACAGCTTTCTGGACCACGGCATTAAAACGGGTGCCGATCTCGTCGGGCAGAAGCTGGGACCCTGGCGCGTAGATGAGCTGCTGGCTGAAGGCGGTATGGGATCGGTATACCGGGTTCATCGCGAGGACGGCGATTTCCAGCAGCGTGCGGCGCTTAAGGTGATCCGCGGCCAGCTCTTCCAGGCGCCGCAGTTAATCCGGGAACAGCTGCTCGCCCGGTTTCAGGTGGAGCGCCAGGTGCTCGCCAATATTCAGCACGACAACGTCGCCGGCATTCTCGACGGTGGCAGCACCAGCGACGGTTTGCCGTATCTCGTGATGGAGTTCATCGAGGGCGAACCGCTCAACGATTACGTTCGAAAACGCCGGCTGTCTCTCCGGCAGCGGCTCGATCTGTTTATGCACCTGCTCGACGCCATGGGTGCGGTGCATGCCAATCTGGTGGTTCATCGTGACCTGAAGCCGTCCAACGTCATGGTGACCGATGCAGGCGAAGTGAAACTCCTGGACTTTGGCATTGCCAAGGTCCTGGACACCGACGCACCCAGCGCCGGCGCGTACACCATGACCGGCGCCTCCGCGATGACGCCCGACTACGCAAGCCCCGAGCAGGTGCGTGGCGAGCCAGTGACGCTGGCGAGCGATATCTATTCGCTTGGCCTGCTGCTCTATCAGCTTCTCGGAGGCCGAGCGGCGTATGAGGTGTCTCAGCTCACGCCCGC includes the following:
- a CDS encoding ECF-type sigma factor: MSQAEVTNLLKAWRAGDEPARNALMNVLYTDLRAVASRALAGEQAAVSLQPTALVNEAFLRLVDVHSIDWQGRNHFLGLAGRVMRQILVDQARRRNAAKRDWGRRITLTGGAALTQFEDVEILSLDAALSELSEVDEELSRVVELRFFAGLNVDDTALAMDISPATVKRRWRAARAWLIDRLQEAPSG